DNA sequence from the Pseudoliparis swirei isolate HS2019 ecotype Mariana Trench chromosome 6, NWPU_hadal_v1, whole genome shotgun sequence genome:
CACACAGGGAAAGTCAGTGATATTTGGAATCAGTTAGTTTATAGTTTCAAATCGAGGCTCAATATGAGCCGAGGGGTTAATTGCTCATGTTGCTCACTGCATAAATGTGCACGGCATACATGGTTTGTTATTAAACTCTGTAAAAGTGTTTCCATGTGCTTCTATATTTCTTTGTACTCCttcggggggaaaaagtgaCTCAAATTGAATAAGATATCATGAAGATCATAAATTTGTGTTAATTTTTCAGCCCCTTCCAAAGGAAACTGAACAGAGGATTGATTGTAAAAGGAACACGACTGTGCTTTCAGTGTTAAACGCCGAACCATCATGCATTGCGTCGAACATGCAGCAGTCTGTCAACCGTAACGCAAAGTGGTCGCAATACACGACCTGAGAttcaggcagaggagcaggaggtctgCTGGACCCGGGaaacagggaggagaggaggaccgcTCGCTCTTTTATACTCCGAGCAGAGTATTCTTTAGTGGAGAGTTTCTGGGCTTTGCTCTGCACAGACAGTGGGTGGCGTTATAAAACTTAGACAGGAAGgaaaaatagaagaaagaaGGTTAATTAGGAATATTGTCCAGAGATTTGACAGTCACCTGCTGCTTCAAGCTCTCGGAGGAACGCTCACTGTCCGAAGCAGAGACGCGGCCGGCCGTCAGGTCGGGAGAGGTGCGTTTTGGGTAGTTAGGGTTCGGTGTGCGAGGGGGACTTAACACACTTTTAAGCCGCATGGGGGAAGGAGAGCGACCGGAAGGGCGAGAGGGTTTGTTGGGGGAGTGGGGGAAAGCAGCCTGCTGAGCCACAGCACCGGGGTTCTCTAGCAGCCGGAGGTAGACGGAGGgctggaaacaggaagtagagacgaGGGGGGTACGGGATTATAGTTTCCACACACATGTTACATATTGAGATGGCGCACATGGCTCCTTTCAGAAAAGCTTTTGGGCTTgattggaggaggggaggggagcatACCTGCCACTTGGGGCAtgggggaggcagaggaggaggaggggggatgtTCTTGGGCTTTGCAAAACGTGGGTTGTCCCTCTCTTctggttcctcttcctcctcctccccagagagaggaggagaggagagattgtaTAGGTCCTCATCAGACTGACGCGAGgtgaagaggaaaggaaggaaggaatgatgGGAAAGGAAGCAAAGTTGGCACAAGAATAGCAGTCGATAGTTTGGCAGTGATGAGGAGGTAAAAGTTACATTACGGTGAAGGCAGCGCACTAACCTTAACATTACTAGCACCGGAGTAGAAGTcgatttttgtttagtttttgacACCCAAAATCAGGCCCGATTTGGAGTGCGATCCCTATTTCAGCATGGTTTCcaattatttataaaattatTGCTTTTTTGTTTGATTCTCAATGATTTATTGACAAGAAAGCGATAGCGACAGACACACCTGGAAGCAGTGTGCTACAGCATCTTTTATTACATCTACCCTATAATGGAAGTATGGAAACAAATAGTAGCCATAATAATTTCGAAAgtcataaataaacatatatttaactGTGATGGTTAACTGCTAAATACTCAATGTTGAAATTGACATGCCATTAACTTTATAGCATTGCCATATTCTATATTGGgctatattttatattgctatttataaataaaacaaatgtacgTTAAATAAAACTTAGTTAAAATGTAATGATTCACTTAAAGTCAAACTACTGACGACAAGCAGATCTCCATTAACATTATGGCCTTGATGAgattatatgcatatatattagtttatatgttaaattattatcaaattaaattaaatgtattaaatttTCTAAAAATACATGAAACATTCTCATTAGTCCGTATATTCCAGCTAACTAAATacatcaaataaattaaaattcgTACATTTAGATGGATAAAGAGTTTTTCAATGTCATTAAGTAGCTTTAAAGATCAAAATATGAAGGCCTTTCTTGGCTTCCATACTAAAGCCAGCTTGTCAGCTGTAATGAGTGAATTCTTCCAATATGGCTGAAAAAAAccgaaaataaatacataaaccaGTCCCTTCTGGTTCGGCCCGCCTCTCACCTTGCTGAGCATCTTCCCAGTTGAGGAGTTCTCCTCAAATTTGGCGAGCAGCTGCGTTGCCATGGAGCGCACCTTGTTCTCCCGCAGCTCCCCGTCCTCGCCAGCAGGGAGCGCACTGTGACAGGACAACTGGGTGGATTacagagggggggaggaaggagaagtggGATCAACTGGGAGCCACAGGCTGGGGAACGCAACAAGGGACTGGTGAACCCACCTCTGTGAGATAGTGGTTGCCCTTTCGCTGCCTCTTGTTGATGGAATCGTCCTCCGGCGTGATGTCATCCTGTGAGAGCAGACGGGACAATGAACGTTGAATTGTAACAACCcttcacctggacctggactccccccacccccccaaattTGCGACCCGTTTATGTGAGCCGGCATCCAGAGTCCCTCTAATCAACAGACTAGAGATTAGATAACAAGATCACTAAAAATCCATGCCTTGATTCCTATCTTAGCTTTAGCTTATCTAATCAACATTCCAAAGACCCGTAAACAGGGTTCTGTGGGGAAGAGATTGACCCCTTCATGCTGGTTCAGAATGCAGAAGTGTGACGCTATTTGTCTTCACCCTGGGTGTCCTCTTCTTGGGCTGAGGCGGGTTCAGCGGTTTGTGTTGGGTCTTAGCTGGAGGCCCCTCGCTGTTCTCATCGGGTTCTCTCAAACCTGGAATACAAACAAGGATCCATTAGAAATTAAAAGACCAGGCTCCATCCATTTTCAAGCAAATGGACAGTGTcaagatttagaaaaaaatattttaaaagtacAATTCACGTTGAAATTCCTTAGCATGACCTTCGTTTTCTATTTTCACAGCCACCTTCTTATCAGCTGTCACCAAGTGCTCCACCAAAACTCCAAGCCATTTAAACAACTGCAATGAAAAAATCTTCACTTTGTGGACAAAAGCGTGAGTGTTTCCGAGTGCCAGACTCCCTTCAGAGAGTCTGCTACGTGCCTCCCATACCTCCAACGGGGCTGGATCGATCAGAGACTGAGACTGTTTCATAAGCATATTAAACGTTTCTCACAGTTAGTTTCTGTGAAAAGAAAAACCCCAAACAAAACTATCCACCCCtattgtattaaaaaaagattaagaGTAAAAGAGTAATGTTCCCAGCTGACGTGAAAAGAATTGATAAAAAATTGTAAAGAGCGATTGATGACTGCCTATTAATTTACTGTGTATTTTCTACTtatgtctgtcttttctttctttctttatatttttaattctcGCATTGTACTGGCAGCCTATAGCTAAGGCTGCCAGTACAATGAGcgagggggtttggggggggtccACCAAATGGACTGTGAAATTGGTTTACTGAAGGAGTCTCTGAGGTGTGCGTGTTGACAGTAGTGTGGGCGACATGGGAGGCTGGGGGAGCTCACAGCGCAGGCGTGACCAGCTGAGGGCCTCTGGAGTCACGGCAAGCAACTGGATATGGTTTCTGCAGACATACCGGTCATTTCTCTGGCATGGACTGAAGCTGACCACAGTTGTGCAACGTGCAACTCTAGCTGGGCATAAAGTAGTCCCAGAGACCGAATGTACTGGACACAGACTCTTTTTGTTATTGCACAAGATTGCCTTTTCTGTCTGATCTCCCCGTGCGCTGTATAGAGGACTCAGACCTGATTTGATGAATCCTTTTCTCATATTCTGGTGCGTAGTTTCCTTTTGTCAAAGCAAGGTTAGGAAGTCAGATAGAGATTCTATGATCGTTTTGGAAGCTATTCATAGCTTCTACAGTCATTCTACAGTCTGTAGTCTTCACTACATTTTACTACTGAAAAATAATAACCTCTAATGGAACCGTTCCAGGTGAGAAAACACATGATCATTCACTCCGCATGATTATTACATTTCCCTATTAACAGTCACTGCCTCATCAGTATTTTCCATTCAGTTTTAGACTTACATTATCATTTACACTACTGTTTAACTCCTCATTTAATCCCTTATGTTTCACATGATAACACTCAGTATAGAGTATATTCCCTAAATCGAAAATCCATATTTTTAAATTACGGCCTAATACCTGTAACAATCCAGATTGACAAAcggacacttttttttatttgagggTGAACTGGCTCTTTAAGAGCTTCGTTGTTTTTTTGGTCGTCTGTGACAGAAGCAGGAAGGAGCCTGACCATTCTTGTTTCCTGGGGAGTTCCTGAAGGCCTCGAAGAACTTGGAAAGGTAGAGGACCATCAGCAGCTTGTCCGGCTCGGCCTCGGCGGCCATCTCCTTCCCCCTCGTCACCGGCTGGATGCCAAACTCCCGCTCGGCCAGGTCAAACGCCAGCTGGTTGTTCCCCGCCACGTCCTCCTCGTTCAGAGAGTCGTAGTCGCTGAGGGAGAGCGAGGAGAGGTTAGAGCTCCCATCGCAAACGGTATTTATGATCCAGTTGGTTCCCTCAGTTCATCCAGTAAGACAAGGAAGTGATGGAGAGTTAAAGATTAAACAATGTAGAGTTAAATAGTAGTTTCCTGCCGAGCGACTTCCTGATGTGATGATCATACAATACATGATGCCTTCATGGTGCTAACGCACTGAAGGAGATAAGGTTAACTTCATCATTTGAATGTGACTTGAGACTTGTAtgcaaagacttgagacttacAAAACAATGACCTCTGACATTTAGCAATCTTCATATAAATCTACTTTATGTAGTGGAGTGTCTTGTAGGAAAGCTGAAGGATCACCCAAATGGTCTGGGTTCATTCTCTGGGGACCGAGATTGTTTTTAAGACTCGGACTAGAGGATTGAGAGCCCACACCTAGAGTCTGTTTTGTGTGACAGGTAACCTCAGCCTTGGTCTGGATGGAGCATTTAAGAAGACGCGTCCATCCACGAAGAAGTGATGTCACTCCAACCGATCACTCGGGACACTTTTATTTGCTTTCTCAGGTTGTGTGCGAGCGAACTGGATAAAGTAGGTCAGCGGTGTTAAACTCACCACAAATTGCTTGGATGGAGTGTCAGCAAAATCACATGAGTATGAAAAGTGGCGCATCCAACaaatcaaaatcaaataaaCCCATAGTCTTTTTTATTCGTCAAATTATGTCAAAAGGGGAAGCAGAAAAAGGGTTTTACTCTTGCAGACTAATGCAATACCTATTAGCCGTCAGCCATATTGATTGGATTGGATttgattcaatctattgtcattgcacaggtacacatgcaacgaaatgtgttctctgcatttaacccatccttagttattaaggagcagtgggctgcagtgatgtgcccggggagcaactgggggttcagtgccttgctcaaggacacttcgacttgcaactaatggggagagcggggatcgaaccgacggcCTTGGGGTAGCAGAACGACCCCCTTATCCCATTGAGAAGGGATCACAATGTCTAAGCTGAAGAAGATATTCACTATCTGTAATTTAGTTCAGAGCTAATAACCATGACCTCAGAACACAACAAGTGCTTCATACTGATTTTGAACATGGGTAGACTGGTTTTCCATTGGCTACCGGACAGAGACAAGTTAGAGACACTAATTACTGTAattatagtgtgtgtgcgtgataattgtttcaaattaattaatgttcttgtgtgtgtgtgtgtgtgtgataattgtttcaaattaattaatgttcttttgtgtgtgtgtataaagagATCTTTATCTCAATGAGATTTGGGGAATAAATAAAGCTTAGCCCTCTAAATCTGTAACACTTCACTCTCTGTGGCCTTGATCTTCACTGCTGTGTAAAAGTCCTGCACCTCTGTAGAAACGGCACAACCACGGCCAAAAGTACAGAGAACTCAAACACGTCTTTTGTTCACTATAACAGTGCCATCCaatgtggaaagaaaaaaaatggaggcTCTCATTCCCATACATGTTGAGGTAATCACAGTTCCCTCACTGCTCCTTGTTGCGCTTGCATGCTTACATGAGCTCGGGCCTCTGGTGGTGGATGAGGGCGCAGAGGGCCAGGCCGTTCCTCCAGGAGGACGTGAGGTTGGCGACGTCCACCCCTCTGTAGCCCTGAGTCTGCTTCTGACACCAGGTCAGCAGCCGGCCGGGACGCACCTCCGAGTCTGTGCCAGGAATCGACAAAACAAAGCTAGTGACTTGAAAGACTTGAATCGCCTACCGAGCCTAAAGCAGAGGAACCTCGCCAACGCATTCAGCTTGGGGAACAAACTGGCTAATTATAACATCATCACTTCATCAGGGTTGAGTGAACTGGAACTTTCAGGTCATTTTGGGAGGCTGATGTTTTCTAGTGCCATTTTGCGCAATATTTAGGGGTGGGTTATTTCTCTTATTTAGTCTACCCACGCTGATGTAGATTGACAAAATATTTCAAAACACCTCCAAGTATATATCACAAACTTGCAGCACTCCAATATAATCATAAAGTTGAATCGGAAAAGGGTCGGGCCGTATTTACCACTCTTGATATGCACCGGAGGCTGGCTAACTTCCTGTTTAGCCGTAAATAAATCAATCGTGCGGGGCTCTTCTAGACTTTACAAATGccaattttaaaaactaaaacgtGCGGATAGTATGAGAGTTATTTAGTGTTTGGGTGTTGCAAGGCTAAGAACAATTCATCCGCCGTTTTACAGCGGCAACAGCACCAAAAGGAGTCGGCACCTGCATATGGTCTTTTGGGTTTAGAAGAAAAcggatggaaaaaaacaactttaccAGACATCTATCTTATAAATCTATCATCCAGTAAATCGCTGGAGaacctggcaaactcagcactttactatactcagcactttactttattttccccctgtatatttagtattagtattagtatttagttttgtgttttatatttattttcattgatgctctgatgtgcaccgctgctgtgattttttggattcttgaaatttccccactgtgggacgaataaaggaatatcatatcagaTCATATCATTGTCGTGGAACATTTTATCGTGAAAGCTTTCAAGATCGCATATATTGTTATTTTTGGCTGTGTAAGGTTAGCTGCTGCCTGCCAAACCGCgtaaccatgacatcataacacgcGGTGATTATACGTCATAGTTGTATTTATAGCCTCGTTCTGCTGCCGCCAAGTGGTCTTAATTTCCTTAATGCTGCTTACGCTTGTGACTAAACAATGACTCGTTCCCCTCGGGTAGAAAAACCTCTCTACTAGTTCAGAGCCGAGCAGGTCGGCACATGTCTGAGAGAGGCTCCGCATTTGACCCACATGTTAGGGTGTGACCCTATCCAGCTGTATTGTCTGGGATGGGGTGAGTCATCCTGGGACTTAGATGAGACAAAATGATATTTGATGCATATATATAGTCTGTTATTACAGCAGCGTGATCACTTCTCATTCTtctttggggcggctgtagctcagtggggtaagggggtcgtcctgcaaccccaaggttgtcggttcgatcccggttctccccattagttgttgcaagtcgaagtgtccttgagcaaggcactgaacccccagttgcttcccgggcgcatcactgcagcccacttctccttaataactaaggatgggttaaatgcagagaactaatttccccttggggattaataaaagtatatatctatctattctCAACACTTTACAGGAGGTACTTTAAATAGAGCCCTTTGGATTTTATTGGACCACAAAAAAGGTGGGGGCGGGCTTAGACTGCAGCGCGAACGCCTTTGTTTGTTGCCAACAATGCCACACCTGTTCTGGACAAGTTGACGGATCTCCGTGCGTGTCCTCTCTCCAGGCGACACAAGTCCTGTTGGCCATCAATGAACAGGTGACGCACCTGAGGGAAGACAgatagtggaggaggagagaaacacgGGAGAAGAtaggaaagaaaacatttcattcaGACTTGATCATGTAGTATATTCTCGAAATTCCCCACAATCACACAAGTTTGTCATCGCAAAAAGAAGTGCCCGACATCCAAGGTTTCAACATGCACAAGTCATTCCTAAAATCACTTAAATAAGACCGGATCATTACAACCTAAAATTGCCGTCGCTGAGCACCAAAACCGCCTCAGAGTGTTGACACTGACCTGGTGTGGGCGAACACAGCTGGAGTTGAGGTTGGGGTAGCGGGTGGCGGGGTCAATGGCGTACTGTTCAAAGTTTTTGCTGAtgttctctgtggtggtctgagGCAGCAGCCGGTACACACTCTCCCTGAGGAAACGACAGGGCAGATGAGACCCCAGTGGCTTCACACGCCTGAGCGCCACACAGAAAGACGGCAAACATGTGGAAGCATAAACTATGGATAAAGGCCGTTAGCAGGAAATGGACATCACTTGCACCTTTACACCAGCTATGTCAAGTGGGCGATACCAAGGCTATTCAGTCATGTGACAGGAAATATTTTCAGACACTCTTCGTAGTTTTAGTGCAAAAGTATATTACAAAGAATATATAAAGTCACAAAGTAACAACTGGAAAACATGTGCAGAGTTTAAATAGTTTCCAAAATAGATACGGTCCAACCTCTGAGGAGCATGAATATggtacactctgtcatatccattgtatgtgttgttactctgtaatgcgaggtcctgggacagggatgccatatgtgtacagattgtaaagccctctgagccacatttgtattttgtgataatgggccatacaaaataaactgaattgaattgaatgatgaGCCAATTTTCTCTTTACATTTTCATAGTTGTTCAGAtacaggatacactgagcacctctctcctcttctctctccacttatggatgcattttcatcccTCCATCGCACAGTATTATCTCCTTCCTCCCCgcagtctttgtgacttcacgtctcatagggtccattggacctggctgtgtctgatgcctcctgcctggtgggccggcctcctgtcatgggtCTGCTGATGCACCCCCTACCGGGCAAGTGGCTGGAAAAGCTTAATGTCAAGCATTGTGCAAATTTCATGCTATTCTGCCCAATTGATAATTGATTGGATTATTGTACACAAGTGGTCATTTTGACATGAAAATTGTGCAATATTGAATGGTCTAGGAGTCCTCAAAAACCTTTCTTTTGGGGAACATGCATAATTAGGGTTTGATGCGTGTTTTCATCCGCATGAATTCCAGGGAAACGGCATCTTTCTCATCTAATAAGTACAGGAAGTGGAACATGGACCCACGCACCTCTCAGCCAGTATCTCCAGAGGGCTCCTGCCCTGTACCCAGCCCCTCACCATCCAAGCACTGTCGAAGGCTGCAAGAAAACCCCGAGCACAACCTGTACCCATGGGCCAGAAAGGCTGTGAACAGAGAACCTATGTcagcgtgcgcacacacacacacgcacacataagaATTGACCAACTCCGCCACCTTGTACCTCAAGCAGACTATCGCCCACCAGCGAGACCAGCAGCTGGTGTCCGTGTTTCTCCCGGATCAAGGCGGCGTTCTCCGAGGCGTACATGCTGGTAAAGTCGAACATGGCCACGTCCGCCTGCCCATAGTGGTTGATGGCGTAGTCCAGGGACGGCAGCTGGTAGTTGGTGCCGAAGTCAGCCGCCTCGCGAGCGTACGAGAGCAAGGCCTCTTGGTTCACATTGCCGGGGCTCAGCAGTCGCTCCGTTTCTATATAGTCCTGTATTGAGATGTGGGgggcgagggggaggggggttaggGCAGAGATCAGTGACACAAACTACATGACTGCTTTCTACATCAACCTATTTGCTCCTTTGGAATCTATAAAAGCTTTCAGTGACACATTCACGCTTGCCTTTGGGCATTGGAGCTGCCTGGTTGGTTCCACCCCATGAGTGATGCCATCGCCCTTTGAAATAACTatcttgtgttgttttgttatgCTGACAAAGCCAGATGCATCAATACTGCCATATGCTTTTTTTAGAAACGAAAACTTCCTGAGAACTAGCATGAAATGAGTGAATTATTTCTCGAGaagcaagaaaaaagaaaaagcaagagGAACATAcgtgacaacattttattggtgGAGCTATTTATGGGGGATGATGAGGCCCCTGAGGCTTTGGCCTCATGCGGACACAGTGAGATATCACTCTGCGCTAACGGCCGATGTAAGATGAGAAGGAGACCGCTACGGGCACAGCAAGGCAGAGCTTCAtcacctatgtgtgtgtgtgtatggcacaGCACCCTGATGCCATAATAATATCCTTGTTTAATCTGTCTCCAGAGGACAGCAACCCTTGCTGACTAATAAAgtatttgtgagtgtgtgtgaggggcaaGGAAGAAGTGTCAAGAGAGCAGCTAATTAGAGCACTATTTCATTATCATCCCCTATGGAGGCTCATCACTCACTTCCCTGACACAACCACACCCACAACCACACACTGTTAATTGCGATGATAAAACACCCGTCACCACCCTAACTGTACAAAATAAAGAGGTTAGCTGTCGCGTTGAtttgaaaagaataaatatttgactagaatgttgtttattttattatcatttgtCTTAGTCTAAGACTAACATCAAAATCAGGTTTAAAAATTAATTCAGCTGCGCTTATATGTGTAAACTCACATTTATGATGACGCCTTTGTCCAGCAGACTCAGCTTCTTTGCCGTCATGACGAAGTAGTGGGTGTGGTCTTTGTAGTAAACTATGTTCTCCAAGTCGATACCTGAAAACGGGAGCATTTCACTTCAATGTTAATTTGACAGAGAAAGTAAGAAGGCGTTATAGTAAAAAGGTTGCTGGTCTAACTCACCCGTCTCCTCCTTGAGTTCCAGAAAGAACTTCTGGTTGAAGATGAAGGCCACGCCACTGATCTCCTCCACTTTGGCCTCAGCTGTGGTGTTCCTGTTGACGAAGTTAGCCGTAATGGCGATGGCCAGCTTCCCTCGGAACTCTTTGCGCCCGAAACCTgcagggaggaaaagaaaagcctCAGCACTGATCCACGCAGAGGGAAAACTGTTGTTTTAGCAATATGAATGTAGTAGTCAAACATCAAGAAACAATATATTCAAAGAGTTGCTGAGCCTCCTAGCTGCAGTATGTCTACACATCAAGTTTAGctggcctcctgtcatgg
Encoded proteins:
- the mical2b gene encoding F-actin-monooxygenase mical2b isoform X7 → MGETDDERTAQAGVLFENFVQASTCKGSLQAFSILCRQLDLDPLDYSNFYGSLKAAISSWKVKALWTKLDKRAQHKVYNQNKACQGTRCLVIGGGPCGLRAAIELALLGCKVVVIEKRDTFSRNNVLHLWPFTIHDLRGLGAKKFYGKFCAGTIDHISIRHLQLMLLKVSLILGVEVHVNVEFVKLAEPPADQTDSSLGWRAEVRPPGHPVGDFDLDVVIGADGRKNTLDGFGRKEFRGKLAIAITANFVNRNTTAEAKVEEISGVAFIFNQKFFLELKEETGIDLENIVYYKDHTHYFVMTAKKLSLLDKGVIINDYIETERLLSPGNVNQEALLSYAREAADFGTNYQLPSLDYAINHYGQADVAMFDFTSMYASENAALIREKHGHQLLVSLVGDSLLEPFWPMGTGCARGFLAAFDSAWMVRGWVQGRSPLEILAESHLPGRGCISRPMTGGRPTRQEASDTARSNGPYET
- the mical2b gene encoding F-actin-monooxygenase mical2b isoform X6, which gives rise to MGETDDERTAQAGVLFENFVQASTCKGSLQAFSILCRQLDLDPLDYSNFYGSLKAAISSWKVKALWTKLDKRAQHKVYNQNKACQGTRCLVIGGGPCGLRAAIELALLGCKVVVIEKRDTFSRNNVLHLWPFTIHDLRGLGAKKFYGKFCAGTIDHISIRHLQLMLLKVSLILGVEVHVNVEFVKLAEPPADQTDSSLGWRAEVRPPGHPVGDFDLDVVIGADGRKNTLDGFGRKEFRGKLAIAITANFVNRNTTAEAKVEEISGVAFIFNQKFFLELKEETGIDLENIVYYKDHTHYFVMTAKKLSLLDKGVIINDYIETERLLSPGNVNQEALLSYAREAADFGTNYQLPSLDYAINHYGQADVAMFDFTSMYASENAALIREKHGHQLLVSLVGDSLLEPFWPMGTGCARGFLAAFDSAWMVRGWVQGRSPLEILAERESVYRLLPQTTTENISKNFEQYAIDPATRYPNLNSSCVRPHQVRHLFIDGQQDLCRLERGHARRSVNLSRTDSEVRPGRLLTWCQKQTQGYRGVDVANLTSSWRNGLALCALIHHQRPELIDYDSLNEEDVAGNNQLAFDLAEREFGIQPVTRGKEMAAEAEPDKLLMVLYLSKFFEAFRNSPGNKNGLREPDENSEGPPAKTQHKPLNPPQPKKRTPRDDITPEDDSINKRQRKGNHYLTELSCHSALPAGEDGELRENKVRSMATQLLAKFEENSSTGKMLSKSDEDLYNLSSPPLSGEEEEEEPEERDNPRFAKPKNIPPPPPLPPPCPKWQPSVYLRLLENPGAVAQQAAFPHSPNKPSRPSGRSPSPMRLKSVLSPPRTPNPNYPKRTSPDLTAGRVSASDSERSSESLKQQSKAQKLSTKEYSARSIKERAVLLSSLFPGSSRPPAPLPESQVRLSTSPPLSLSPTPPPAFLTKSSIVHPVPDPTAQASFSSVPLYTAGHQDKTQKDPSAPSIVDPSTFNRTTGFVESQENSSPVSDINCENEHRGSSPRALSVPHKKSYERVHEGSLQRGQEKVPKSAREMFEKIVINNHMECNGSCALENPGRITQKSIVRSESCPTGAASYIKERTVGKVSSAIDAKAQKLAVLYETDHRPNATPSVVRKDFPPGLGGSDICHFCTKRVYVMERLSAEGYFFHRECFRCEVCNGTLRLGGHIFDSQEAKFYCKMHYAQRQTSTHTGKFRRRMEDQRRVTPSSEDTGGVQLQPPEGGPPCSEPLSRSLSCTS